The Chrysemys picta bellii isolate R12L10 chromosome 12, ASM1138683v2, whole genome shotgun sequence genome has a segment encoding these proteins:
- the LOC101944178 gene encoding putative olfactory receptor 2B8 → MTLLGNTTIIMVSWLDPHLHTPMYFFLSNLSFLDLCYTTSIGPQMLVNFRSAHKSISLAGCVAQLYISLSLGCTECLLLAVMAYDRYAAVCQPLRYTAIMSRRLCLQLAATAWLCGFSNSMLQTILTLQLPRCGQNQIEHFLCELPALLKLACVDTSANEAELLASAFFFLLVPLGLILVSYGYIGAAVMRIHSVKGRLKAFNTCTSHLAVVSLFYGTAMSMYLQPPSSYSQDRGKMVSLFYTMVTPMLNPFIYTLRNKEVHGALCRVLGRIPNTQGT, encoded by the coding sequence ATGACCTTGCTTGGAAACACTACCATCATCATGGTCTCATGGCTAGACCCCCATCTCCACAcgcccatgtatttcttccttaGCAACCTCTCTTTCCTGGACCTCTGCTACACCACCAGCATTGGTCCCCAGATGCTGGTGAACTTCCGCAGCGCCCACAAATCCATTTCCTTGGCCGGCTGCGTGGCCCAGCTCTACATCTCCCTCTCTCTGGGTTGCActgagtgcctcctgctggctgtcatgGCCTACGACCGCTATGCCGCCGTCTGCCAACCGCTGCGCTACACAGCCATCATGAGCCGCCGCCTCTGCCTGCAGCTGGCGGCCACCGCCTGGTTGTGTGGCTTCAGCAACTCCATGCTGCAGACCATCCTGACTCTGCAGCTGCCCCGGTGTGGGCAGAACCAAATCGAGCACTTCCTCTGTgagctgccagccctgctcaaGCTGGCCTGTGTCGACACCTCTGCCAACGAAGCTGAGCTCCTTGCCAGTGCATTTTTCTTTCTGCTGGTGCCACTAGGCCTCATCCTGGTCTCCTACGGCTACATCGGCGCCGCCGTGATGAGGATTCACTCTGTGAAGGGCAGGCTCAAGGCCTTCAACACTTGTACCTCTCATTTAGCTGTGGTGTCACTCTTCTATGGCACGGCCATGTCCATGTATCTACAGCCTCCATCCAGCTACTCCCAGGACCGAGGCAAGATGGTCTCCCTCTTCTACACCATGGTGACCCCCATGCTCAACCCCTTCATCTACACGCTGAGGAACAAAGAGGTGCATGGGGCCCTGTGTAGGGTGCTGGGGAGGATCCCGAACACCCAGGGGACCTGA